The region CTCCGGGCGGGTGGCGGTGCTGATCTGCTACGAGCAACTGCTCGTCTGGCCGGTCTTGCAATCGATGCTCGGCAGTCCGGACGTGATCGTTGCGGTCGGCAACGGCTGGTGGACCAAAGGCACGTCCATTGTCGCCATCCAGCGCGCCAGCACCGCCGCCTGGGCAAAGCTGTTTTCCAGGCCAGTCGTTTTTTCTTTCAACACCTGATGCCGAGGAGGTCCCATGCTCGACGCCGCCCTTATCAAAGACTGCGCCGACCCTTCACTGAAACCCGCGATCGTCGAGCAGTTCGTCGCGGCGGCGGGCTCTGCCGATCCCCTTGCGGTGACCGTGCGCTCGGGAGGGCGGTTGATCCTGGTGCCCAAGGCCAGATCACCCGACGAGGCGATGGACATCGTGCGCCAATATGCCGGCAACGCTGTCGTTCGTGTCGGTCTGACGCAGTTTCCAGCCGGTGTGGGCGTCAAGGACCTGGCCGATCTCAAAACGGATTTGGTCGATGCTTGCCAGAACCTGCGCAAGGGAACGGCGATGTTCGCCAAGGTCCTGCGCATTGTTGCCAAATGGTACGGCGATCCGAAGAGCGATGACGTCTTCCGCCAGATTTTCGAGGATGCGCTCTATGCGTGGAAAGCCGGCGAGTTCGAGGGCGTCGGTGTGTTTCAAGCGCAGGATCCAGGAGCCTCCATCGAATTGCCTCGGCAAAGCGAAGCGCGGTCCGTCGATGAACCGCCAGCCACCGCGACCACTCCCGAGATGCGGACGAAGGTGAATGAGGTTATTGGCCAAGCCGGAATTCGGATCGATCTTTCGAGGATCGGAGGCAAATAAGCACTCGAGTTTCTTACGTCGGAAACGGCGCGACGGATGGAACATCCCCGGCATGCATAATCATCCTCGTCGAAAAGTTGAAGGGCAATTCCAAAGTGCCAACGCCACAGGCGAAAAAGGGTACCGCGGAACGTTCGCCGGATGGCATGACCTTTTATGGCCGCATAGCAATTCCTCCAGAGCCTGTCGGACATTCGGGGTTGAGGACGCGCTGAGCATTGCGTCCTTGTTTGCCTTGTTTTCGGTTCCCAGCCCTGTACCCGTCATCTCAGTGGCTCAATTTTTGTCTCAGGCCGACGTTTCAGCAGTTCAGACGCCTCAACACCTAAGACCGTCGCCAGGCGATCGACAACGTCGATGCTTGCATTATAGACACTGCGCTCCAAAGAACTGATATAAGTTCGATCGATGCCTGCCTCAAACGCGAGCTCTTCTTGCGACAGGCCTTTGGCTTGACGCGCGGCTTTCAGATTCCGTGCAAACACCTCTCGAATCTCCATGCTGGAGAGAGCAGCGGCTTGCAGAGTATTTCTCCACGGAGTATTCTCTACAGCCGTATTCCGGATATGGAATGTTCATACGAATCAGGGTGATTAGGCGTTCACTGATGCCCTCTTCTTGCGAGCAATGAATTGTCGAGTTTGTAGCCACCCATCTTACTGAAGGATGGGATCTATTCTGCAAAGCGTATACGCTACCGGAAGGTCTCGATCCTTGCCGGGTCGCAAACGAGGTAAGAGGAGAAGCGGATGGACAACGAGGTCTCATTCGAGACAAGCGGCAAAAGAGAGTCTCGTTATAAAGCGATGCGAGAAGCCGATTTGAAAGCGTTAGCAATTTCTGCGATCCGCGAGCACCGCCGACTTCTAGCCGCGGATGAAGCTGTCTACGAAACGTGGACTCTTGCAACCGCCAACGCCTCGACTTCCAGGGACGTGCTCAAGAGCCTGCAAGATGAGTATCTCGATCGTCAAAAGAAGTCAGAAGCGCAGCAGGAAGAACTCTCGGAAATCGTCGATGCGCTTGGTTATGTTCCCGATGTGCCCTCCGAAAACAACGAATGATGGTTAAACCAAACCGCGGTCCTTCGCGATTGCCACGAGCTGAGGGATCGTCGCGGCATTCAGCTTTTTGCGTGCGCGATCGAAATGGTGTTGCACTGTTCGTTGGGTAATTCCCATTAAAATGGCAATCTCCCAAGCCTTTTTACCCTTTGCCGCCCACGTAAGACACATCGCTTCCTTTGGTGAAAGCAGCCGGCTGGGTGCGACGATCGTCGACGCAGCTATGATCTTCAGGCGATAGTGAATTGCCAACACCGCCTGAAGCGGGTTTAGTTGCTTTTGACATTTTGAAATATCAGCTTTATGCCCCGAGGACGCGAATGTCAGCATAATGATCGAGCCGAAACTGCCTTGAACGGGAACCGTCACCCCACTGCGAATGCCATGTTCTACCGCTTCATCCCGAAAACGATTGAACTCAGAGCTCCCACGAGACGGCCAGTCATCGATCGCCCAGGAAAACATCTCCATCCGGCGTTTGGCTTCCGTAACGACCGGATCCACCCGAGAATATTGGTTGCTTAGGTAAATTTTCTGCCATTTCTCGGGATAGGAACTGAGCGCGCGGGCGCTAAGGCCTTCCGTTTGCAGATATGCAAAGAATTGAAATCCGCACGAATGAACGAACCCTTTGAGCCCGCGTTTGATCATCCGTTCATGATCGTGTCCCATGGAGTGGTGTAGCTTGATTTCATAGCCATCGGTGATTTCCGGTAGGGTCGGGTTGCTTAGAGCCAACCTGAGGGACACCACCGATGACCGACGACATGATGAACCTGCGCTCACTCGTTGAGAAGAGCGCTGATGCCGATTTGCTGCGGGAGATGATCGGCTTTGCTGCCGAGAAGCTGATGGCGCTGGAGGTCGGCACGAAGACCGGCGCGGCCTATGGCGAGAAGAATGGCTT is a window of Rhizobium tropici CIAT 899 DNA encoding:
- a CDS encoding TraH family protein produces the protein MLDAALIKDCADPSLKPAIVEQFVAAAGSADPLAVTVRSGGRLILVPKARSPDEAMDIVRQYAGNAVVRVGLTQFPAGVGVKDLADLKTDLVDACQNLRKGTAMFAKVLRIVAKWYGDPKSDDVFRQIFEDALYAWKAGEFEGVGVFQAQDPGASIELPRQSEARSVDEPPATATTPEMRTKVNEVIGQAGIRIDLSRIGGK
- a CDS encoding autoinducer binding domain-containing protein → MGHDHERMIKRGLKGFVHSCGFQFFAYLQTEGLSARALSSYPEKWQKIYLSNQYSRVDPVVTEAKRRMEMFSWAIDDWPSRGSSEFNRFRDEAVEHGIRSGVTVPVQGSFGSIIMLTFASSGHKADISKCQKQLNPLQAVLAIHYRLKIIAASTIVAPSRLLSPKEAMCLTWAAKGKKAWEIAILMGITQRTVQHHFDRARKKLNAATIPQLVAIAKDRGLV
- a CDS encoding transcriptional repressor TraM, which codes for MDNEVSFETSGKRESRYKAMREADLKALAISAIREHRRLLAADEAVYETWTLATANASTSRDVLKSLQDEYLDRQKKSEAQQEELSEIVDALGYVPDVPSENNE
- a CDS encoding helix-turn-helix domain-containing protein — its product is MEIREVFARNLKAARQAKGLSQEELAFEAGIDRTYISSLERSVYNASIDVVDRLATVLGVEASELLKRRPETKIEPLR